In Gimesia panareensis, the genomic window CATCAGGACGAATCCTGCACAGACAGCGCTACGGTTTTCAACCGGCACGCGCTACGTTTTCGTAACCGTACACCAGAACCATTGTAGGCGCAGGGTTTAGAATCTCGGGTTTCCTCACGTTTCCCATACAGGAGATCCCATGGTCCAAAACAATTCGAGTGAAAACCGCCCAAGTCTGGGCAGACCGACTGGAGCGATTCGACCAGGCTGAAATCACCGTCGCGCAGTTCTGCCAAAACGAAAACGTCTCAAAAGCGTCCTACTATTACTGGCGGCGGAAGGTCCGCGGCCGGCGGAAGATCCGCGGTACCACCAGGAGAGACCATCAACGGCTTCGCGACAGCACGTCTGCCCCTCCTCGACAGACGGGCAGAAAGCCGGCAGGCTTCCTGCCCGTCACGCTTGCAGCGTCCTCACCGGCCACTGTCATGGCCGTCGATCTGCCGGGCGGCATTCGCATTCGATTCGAGATCCCGTCCTGTAGCCAGGAGGCCCGCTCATGATGGGCTTGCCCAGCGGCACGCCCATCTACCTGTGCACCGAGCCGGTCGATTTTCGTAACGGCTTCGACGGTTTAACCGGCATTGTCACCGCGACGCTGGGTCAGAACGTCCTCAACGGTTCTCTATTCCTGTTTGTGAACCGCCGACGCGATCGTATCAAAGCCCTGTGGTGGGAGACCGGCGGACTGACGTTATGGTACCGGCGGCTTGAGCAAGGTACCGTTGAGCTGCCAACGCCCGAAGACGACAAAACCCACGTGACCATCGATTCGGTCGAACTGGCCATGTGGATCGCCGGCGTTTCGCTGAAGTCGTCCAGGCACAGAAGAAAGCGAATGACTGCGGTCTGAGTCGCAGCCTCATCAAAACATCCTTCGGCAAACCGGCCTGGCGAGAATCTATTTCGCGGGCCGGTTTTTGTTGGGATTTGCTTTTTTTATTGATCATCGGGTAGTGCGAAAAGTCCGAATTCTTATAATGCGTCCATCATGGCTGATGAATCACTTCCCCACGACATCCAAGACTGCCATCGCTTGATTGCGATGTTGCAAAGGCAAGTCGATGACGGGCAACAAACGATCAATCAACAAGCGACCCAGCTTTCACTCAAGGACAAGCTGGTCGAAGAACAGGCCCACTCGGTCTTGCAGCTCAAGGACAATCAGGACCAGCTCAATGAGAAAGTCACCGAGCTGAACCTGACGATCGAGAAACTTCTTAAACAACTCTACGGCCGTAAGAGCGAACGGCGAATCGACGGTGCCGGTCAGTTGCTGCTGGACCTGGGCGAGGAAGTCACGCCCGAAGTGGTCAGCGCGCTCGAAGAAGCGATCCGGCAAGCTGAACAAATTGCCCAGGACGCCGCTGAATCGAACCGAAAGTGCCAACCCAGGCGACCGCGACCCGACGACCGTAAATTCCCCGCCCACCTGCCGCGTTATGAGAAACTCGTTGACCTTCCCAAGGAACAACGCGAGGGATTGAAACTGATCGGCTACGATGAAGTCGAAACGCTTGAGTTGATCCGCAGTGAACTACGCGTGCGGGTGACCAGATATGCCAAGTACGCGCACCCAGCGGACAAAACCCAAGGCATCCTCAGTCCTGAGCGGCCGACCGGACTGGTCGAGGGCCATCGTTTCGATCCATCGATCGGTGTAGAAGTCGTGGCGGCGAAATACTTCTATCATCTCCCGTTTTACCGCCAGCAAGACCTGTTCGCCGGCAGTGGCTGGACCCCCAGTCGCAGCACGCTGCAAAACATCGAAGCGGGTGTTGAGTTTGCACTTCGTCCGCTGGCGGCGCACCTGCGCAGCTATCTGAAACAGGATCAAACGATCGGTTGCGACGACACCGGCGTGTTGTTGATTACTCCCGCCGCGATGCCGGATCTGTCCCGGCATCCCCGCGGGCAGCGGATCGGCGAGGTGCTGGAAACCGCGATCGCCGCCGGCAAGCCCAGCATCAACGCAAAGATGTGGGGCTATTACGCCTCGCGTCTTCCGGTGGTGGCGTTTGACTTCACGGTCAGTCGTCACCGGGACGGACCGGATGAAGTGCTCAGAGATTTCGCGGGCAACCTGATCGGAGATTGCTGGTCGGGTTTTCAGAAGATCGAGGTTCGAAGTGGCTCACGGATTACGTTCGCCGCGTGTTGGGCGCATGCGCGTCGTAAGATTGACGAGTGCCGCAGCGCGTTCCCGCTCCAGGTCGCTCAGCTCGAATCGTGGATTCGGATGCTCTACGACGTCGAGGACCAGATCCAGAGGCTCAATGCGTCCCAGCGGCTGGCCCGTCGCCGCCGCCTGTCGCGTCATGTACTGGGTCTGATCGAAGAGTACTTGTCCGGCGAAGAGATGTCGCCGGGTCGTGTTTTACCCAAGAGCAATCTTGGTCAAGCCGCTGCGTACATTCGTCGTCACTGGAAGGCCTTGTCGCGATTTATTGATGACGCCTCGATCCCGATTGACAACAACGATTGCGAACAACTGATGAAACGTGTGGCCACGGGTCGCAAGAATTGGATGTTCAAAGGATCGGTGTTCGCTGGTGATCGAGCGGCGAACCTGATGACGATCGTGGGTACGGCGATTCGTAACGACCTGGACGTAGCTGCTTACCTGCACGACGTGTTGCAGCGTGCCCTTGACGGCGAGACGGACTGGGCCAGGCTGGCACCGCACGCCTGGAGAGTGGACCACCCTGAATCGATTCGAACGTACCGCCAGGACGAGCGTCGCCAATCCGCTGACCGCAAACGCAAGCGTCGAGCCCGACGCCGCCTCAGCAAATAATCAGCCCCAGCGAAATGACTGGTCCTGGTGTACGGTTACAGTTGTACTGCAATTGATTTTCGGTCAGTATCATTTAAGTCTTCTAAAATTGATACTAAACGCTTACGAAGTATTTCCGTATCCTTGACAGAGAGAGAAGCATTCTGAAACTGGTCAATATTTTGAATAGTAGATATCTTTCCAGCATTTGCGAGGGAAAGACAGGTTCCCAAAATATCTTCAATTTTGGTTGAAGCCGAATATGTATCATCAACAACAACAACTCGACTAATTCCCATTAGTTCAAAAAGAGTAGCAACAGAGCTTTGTGCTTCTTCAAGGTATTGACTCATTTCATTCGACACCATCAATAAGACACCCAGAAAGATCAAGTTCAAATTGGTAAAATCGATTGTTAGAATTTCTGCGAGCTCTTAACTTGATGCTGCATCCTTCAGAATCTAGAAGTTGTTGGGCTACATAAAGACCTAAACCGCGCCCATTCTTTTTACGAGAAACGGATGGTTCAAAAAGAGCTGCTTCTATGGAAGGATCAATTCCTCGACCGTTATCGCTAATCACTATATGAGGTTCTGAAATTCGTATAGTAATTATTCCTTTGTCAATTCTGCCTGCTTCCAGGTCTTCTTTCAGCCAATAATCACTATTAATGATGAGGTTGTCGAAAACTTGCGTTAGTTTTCCTTGATTAATTTTAACACTAAATGGATCTAAAATACGTACCGCAAGACTAATTGGATAGTTCTTCCAGCGGGATTGATGATATTCAGCAAGATTCTCACAGAACGTTATTAAGTTGATATTCGTACGAGTAGTACGGGCAAACTTTAAAGAGGGTGTTAAATGTCCTAGTTGCTGTCTCAGACCACTTGTAGTAGTCCGTATATGTTCAACGTATGTTAAAATTTTTGTGTCTGTAATTTTCTTTCGCGATAAGTATGCCGCAATAGCTTTAGTTCGATCTGCAAGTTGGTCAACGATATTTGCNNNNNNNNNNNNNNNNNNNNNNNNNNNNNNNNNNNNNNNNNNNNNNNNNNNNNNNNNNNNNNNNNNNNNNNNNNNNNNNNNNNNNNNCACATCAGGACGAATCCTGCACAGACAGCGCTACGGTTTTCAACCGGCACGCGCTACGTTTTCTGACCGTTGTTTACAGCTGCACTTCTTTTCGTTGTGGTTCCCCTTGACACCGTTTACATTTGTAGTTAATTACACATGTAAACGATCACGGAGGAGTTCTTAAAATGAATCAGATTTCCATTTCCGATGCCGAATGGCAGGTGATGAACGTCATCTGGGACGGCCAGCCGCTCACCGCCCAGGAGATTGTCTCCCGCTTGTCCGCCCAGACCGATTGGGCTCCGGCCACCATCAAGACCATGCTGCATCGCCTCGTCAAAAAAGAGGTGCTCACCTTCGAACAGCAGGGCAACCGTTACGTCTACCGCTCCCGCGTCAAACGTTCGGCCTGCGTCAAACAGGCCAGCCGCGCCTTTCTGGACCGGGTCTTCGACAGTGAACCGGGCCCGCTGCTCGCACATTTCATGCAACATACAAAACTCTCTGCACAGGACATCGCAGACCTCCGCCGCATACTCGATGAGAAGGAACGTTGAACATGAATGGATTCCTGTTGGCTTCAGATCTCTACGTTGAAATTACCGATCAAATCCTGGAACTGTTAATCATCCCCACCATGATCGCCGTCCTGCTGGCAGCACTCGTCTTGTTCGTGAACCTCTTCGCACGAAAATGGCTGACCGCAGGACAGATGGGATTGCTCTGGGCACTGGTCCTCATCCGACTCGCCATACCCTATGGTTTTGCTCCGGAAAGTTCGTATAGCCTGACGAATCTGTTTGTGGAATTCATGGAGGAATCGACACCCGCTGAACCGCCCCGTGATGCTTACGCTCCCGAACCCTGGCCGGTTACTGACGTCAAAGCGACGACTGCAGCAGATGTGCCCCCCATGCATCAAATCCAGTTCCCGGAACCAAAACCCCCTGAAGTCAGTTCCACCGAAACACTTCAGGAATATCTTATTTCCTTCCTCGAATGGTTCCTGAGGGTCCTCCCGCCACTCTGGTTCATCGGAGCCCTCTTTATCCTGGCTCGGATGCTGGTCACTCATTGGCGATTTACTCAAAAAATCAATCGTCTTCCAGTTTCCACAGATCAACGACTCTTACACCTCTGGAATACCTGCTGTCAGCAGGTTCGATACCCGAGTTCCGTTCCAGTGATTGTTTGCGACGACATTTCCCAGCCCTCCGTCATGGGAGCCCGGCGACCGAAACTGCTGCTTCCCACCGATGTCACAGAGCTCGATGACAGTCAACTCCAACTCATCATGCTCCACGAGCTGGCGCATCTTATCCGACGGGACCTGTGGGTCAACTGGTTTTTGTTCGGCCTGAGATTGTTCCACTGGTGGAATCCCCTCTACTGGCTGGCAGCCACCCGTTACAACAGTCTCCGCGAACAGTCCCGCGATGCTATGGTCCTCCGCTGGCGGGAACAGCAGGACCACGATACAAACTCTGATCCTACCCGCGAGTTCAGCGAGCTCCTGCTCACACTCGCACAACGCCCAGGAGCCGATGCTCGCTGGCGCATTTCACTCCCGGTCTCGCTCTTGGGATTTCTGAAGTCCCCCTTCCGCAAACGGTCACTCGCCAACCGGCTCAAGGCACTCCGTAGTGCAACCGTGAAAGTCCACCCTCTGCACACCACCGCCGTCATCATCGTCATCGCCCTCTGCGCAGCGACCGGGCTGGCAGATGTGAAAGATTCCACCGACCAGCAACAACTGCAGGGGGAATATAAACGCCAGCCGAACTGGACTGCGGAACTCCCTTTGCCCGACCCTGTATCCACTACAACTTTCGAGCCGCTTTACACGCAAAAAATTCAAGTCGATCAAGTGATCGAGAAAATATCTGAGGAACGCTCGATTTCTCAAGAACAGGCCCGCCAGTACCTCTTGGGACACATCGATTTCCTCCTGAAAATAAAAAACCATAAGTATTGGCCCGTTGGAAAGTCAGCCGAGCAGGCTCATGTAAAGTTCGATGAGCAAAATCGTCTCGTCGTTTACGCCTCGAATTTTCTCCACGAAGAACTGGGGCAGCAACTCCGTGCCTGGAAACAGAGCGGCCTGGGACAGATCTCCCTGGAAACCCGTTTCACTGAATTGTCTGCTGATATTGTTGCCCGGTCGAATATCACATGGAATGCACTGGAAGCGGATGTTGCGCCCGCATCCCGCACGCAATTTGAAAGTCTGTCAGATTCAAACGAACCGCTTGTCCAGGCCAGTGCGATTGTCGAAGAATTT contains:
- a CDS encoding BlaI/MecI/CopY family transcriptional regulator, yielding MNQISISDAEWQVMNVIWDGQPLTAQEIVSRLSAQTDWAPATIKTMLHRLVKKEVLTFEQQGNRYVYRSRVKRSACVKQASRAFLDRVFDSEPGPLLAHFMQHTKLSAQDIADLRRILDEKER
- the tnpA gene encoding IS66 family insertion sequence element accessory protein TnpA yields the protein MKTAQVWADRLERFDQAEITVAQFCQNENVSKASYYYWRRKVRGRRKIRGTTRRDHQRLRDSTSAPPRQTGRKPAGFLPVTLAASSPATVMAVDLPGGIRIRFEIPSCSQEARS
- a CDS encoding M56 family metallopeptidase: MNGFLLASDLYVEITDQILELLIIPTMIAVLLAALVLFVNLFARKWLTAGQMGLLWALVLIRLAIPYGFAPESSYSLTNLFVEFMEESTPAEPPRDAYAPEPWPVTDVKATTAADVPPMHQIQFPEPKPPEVSSTETLQEYLISFLEWFLRVLPPLWFIGALFILARMLVTHWRFTQKINRLPVSTDQRLLHLWNTCCQQVRYPSSVPVIVCDDISQPSVMGARRPKLLLPTDVTELDDSQLQLIMLHELAHLIRRDLWVNWFLFGLRLFHWWNPLYWLAATRYNSLREQSRDAMVLRWREQQDHDTNSDPTREFSELLLTLAQRPGADARWRISLPVSLLGFLKSPFRKRSLANRLKALRSATVKVHPLHTTAVIIVIALCAATGLADVKDSTDQQQLQGEYKRQPNWTAELPLPDPVSTTTFEPLYTQKIQVDQVIEKISEERSISQEQARQYLLGHIDFLLKIKNHKYWPVGKSAEQAHVKFDEQNRLVVYASNFLHEELGQQLRAWKQSGLGQISLETRFTELSADIVARSNITWNALEADVAPASRTQFESLSDSNEPLVQASAIVEEFIPVRVAVLTKAQETHFIRMVQSDERSNLLYAPKVTVFNGQRATVSDIVQRPFVIGLRKNENAELQPKIKVIDDGRNLTFRTVISDEGSEVNLKGLIELSQIVDVNFYTTQIAGKERTIQIPRVIRRSITVASSLKDEQTLLVCIPPAFQQKLFQYVMLKVRILDEPLAR
- the tnpC gene encoding IS66 family transposase; protein product: MADESLPHDIQDCHRLIAMLQRQVDDGQQTINQQATQLSLKDKLVEEQAHSVLQLKDNQDQLNEKVTELNLTIEKLLKQLYGRKSERRIDGAGQLLLDLGEEVTPEVVSALEEAIRQAEQIAQDAAESNRKCQPRRPRPDDRKFPAHLPRYEKLVDLPKEQREGLKLIGYDEVETLELIRSELRVRVTRYAKYAHPADKTQGILSPERPTGLVEGHRFDPSIGVEVVAAKYFYHLPFYRQQDLFAGSGWTPSRSTLQNIEAGVEFALRPLAAHLRSYLKQDQTIGCDDTGVLLITPAAMPDLSRHPRGQRIGEVLETAIAAGKPSINAKMWGYYASRLPVVAFDFTVSRHRDGPDEVLRDFAGNLIGDCWSGFQKIEVRSGSRITFAACWAHARRKIDECRSAFPLQVAQLESWIRMLYDVEDQIQRLNASQRLARRRRLSRHVLGLIEEYLSGEEMSPGRVLPKSNLGQAAAYIRRHWKALSRFIDDASIPIDNNDCEQLMKRVATGRKNWMFKGSVFAGDRAANLMTIVGTAIRNDLDVAAYLHDVLQRALDGETDWARLAPHAWRVDHPESIRTYRQDERRQSADRKRKRRARRRLSK
- a CDS encoding ATP-binding protein; translated protein: ANIVDQLADRTKAIAAYLSRKKITDTKILTYVEHIRTTTSGLRQQLGHLTPSLKFARTTRTNINLITFCENLAEYHQSRWKNYPISLAVRILDPFSVKINQGKLTQVFDNLIINSDYWLKEDLEAGRIDKGIITIRISEPHIVISDNGRGIDPSIEAALFEPSVSRKKNGRGLGLYVAQQLLDSEGCSIKLRARRNSNNRFYQFELDLSGCLIDGVE
- the tnpB gene encoding IS66 family insertion sequence element accessory protein TnpB (TnpB, as the term is used for proteins encoded by IS66 family insertion elements, is considered an accessory protein, since TnpC, encoded by a neighboring gene, is a DDE family transposase.) translates to MMGLPSGTPIYLCTEPVDFRNGFDGLTGIVTATLGQNVLNGSLFLFVNRRRDRIKALWWETGGLTLWYRRLEQGTVELPTPEDDKTHVTIDSVELAMWIAGVSLKSSRHRRKRMTAV